CGTCCTGCACGATCACTACCTGATCGAGCAGATGGCGCAGTTCAACCGTGAGCGCATTCCCGAACGCCAGCCGCACGCCAAGGGAGGCGGCGCCTTCGGGCATTTCGAGGTAACGCATGACGTCAGCAAATACACCAGCGCGGCGCTGTTTCAGCCGGGCACGAAAACCGACACGCTGATCCGTTTCTCGACTGTCGCGGGCGAACGGGGCAGTCCGGACACCTGGCGCGATCCGCGCGGGTTCTCGCTGAAATTCTATACCACCGAAGGCAATTACGACATGGTCGGCAACAACACGCCGATCTTCTTTTTGCGCGATCCGATGAAGTTTCAGCACTTCATCCGCTCGCAGAAACGCCGCGCCGACTCGGGCCTGCGCGATCACGACATGCAGTGGGATTTCTGGACGCTCTCGCCGGAATCCGCGCATCAGGTGACATGGCTGATGGGCGATCGCGGGATCCCGAAGACATGGCGGCACATGGACGGCTTTTCGAGCCACACCTACATGTGGGTGAACGCGGACGGCGAGAAATTCTGGGTGAAGTACCATTTCAAGACCGACCAGGGCAACGACTTCCTGACCCAGGAAGAAGCCGACAGGATCGCGGGTGAGGATGCCGATTACCACCGCCGCGACCTGTTCAACGCGATCCGCGACGGGAACTATCCGACCTGGACACTCAAGATGCAGATCATGCCGTTCGAGGAGGCCAAGACCTATCGCTTCAACCCGTTCGATCTGACCAAGGTGTGGCCGCATGCGGATTATCCCCTGATCGAGGTGGGCAAGCTGACGCTGGACCGCAACCCGACCGATTTCCATACCGAAATCGAACAGGCGGCCTTCGAACCCAACAACTTGGTGCGCGGCATAGGCCTCAGCCCCGACAAGATGCTGCTGGGGCGCGGGTTTTCCTACGCGGACGCGCATCGCGCGCGGCTGGGGGCGAATTACAAGCAGATCCCGGTCAACCGCCCCAAATCGCCGGTCCACAGCTACAGCAAGGATGGTGCGATGCGGGTCGAGAACGTCTCGGACCCCGTCTATGCTCCCAACTCCTACGGTGGACCTGCGGCCGATCCGTCGCTGACCGACGACGCGGGGCTGTGGTATGCCGACGGCGACATGGTGCGGCAGGCCTATACGCTTCGCGAGGATGACGACGACTGGGGACAAGCCGGCACACTGGTCCGCGATGTTCTGGACGACGCCGCGCGTGACCGGCTGGTCAACAATATCGTGGGCCACCTCAAGGGCGGCGTCTCCGAAAAGGTGCTGAAACGGGCTTTCGAATACTGGCGCAACGTGGACGAAACCCTTGGCGAAAGGGTCGAGAAGGGCGTGAGGGACGGCTGAGCGCGGCGCCGACATATCGCGATGAACGGGAAGCCCTGCGGCGAGGCAACCAAAGGGGGACACGAGATGATCTTGCGATATGGGACTAAGGCGGAAGCCATAGAGTGCCCGGATCCTGTGCGGGTCGGATCATGCCCTGATGGCCGGGAACCCAACGGAACCGGCGTCGCGACCACGCGGCGCCGGGCAGTGGCCATGGGGCTGGCCGCGCTGATGTCGCCTGCAGTTCTTATGCGTCCGGTGACGGCTCAAACACGGGACTTCGCCGAGGTGGAGGCCCAGGCCCGCGAACTCGAACAATTGCACGCGCTCGTGGTCCACCGGGATGGAAACGCTGTTCTGGAGCGTGCGTTCGGCGGAAACGATCTTGATCGGCCCGCGAATGTCAAATCCGTTTCGAAGACCCTTCTTGCGCTTCTGACGGGAATCGCCATCGACCGCGGAGACCTGCCGGGGGCCGACACCAGGGTGCTGCCGGCCCTTGGCCGTCCGGCGACCGGAGATGCGCGAGACGAGATCACCGTCGGCGATTTGCTGTCGATGCGGGCGGGGTTGGCAAGTACCTCGGGCGCGGAATACGGCGCCTGGGTCGCAAGCGAGAATTGGGTCGACCATGTCCTGACCCGCGATCTGGTGGCCGAGCCGGGTGGACGTTTCATCTATTCGACGGGGGGCTGGCATCTTCTGGGTGCTTTGCTTGCGCGGGCGACGGGGCGCGACCTGCACAGCCTGGCGCGCGACTGGCTCGCAGAGCCGCTCGGCATCGACATCGCCCCTTGGCAGCGCGATCCGCAGGGCAACTACATGGGCGGCAATCAGATGGCGCTGTCGCCGCGTGATCTTGGCCGGATCGGTGACATGGTTCTGGCGGATGGCAGATGGAGTGGTGTCCAGGTCGTTCCGGCATCTTGGATCGCGAGGTCATGGCAGCCACGTGGCCGGTCACCCTGGAGCGGCGACCGTTACGGATATGGCTGGTTCCTGACCGACATCGCCGGCCAACGGGCGGCATACGGGCGTGGCTACGGTGGGCAGATCCTGGCGGTCGTGCCGGATCTGAACGTGAGCATCGCCATTACCTCGGATCCGACGCGCCCGGCTCGAACGGAGGGCTACTTCGGCGATCTGCGGCGCCTCATGGCCAGCATCGTGTCGGCGGTGTGAAAGACCGGTGGAGAAGATCACGGGGGCGCCGACCCGCGCCGGTGTCACAACATCCCTCACACCCGCATCAGGTGGTTGTCCCACGAAAGCGCGTGGCGTGAGGTCGTGGTCGGAGGGGCGCCCGGGGTGCGGCGCAGGATTTGGCCCTGGCCCGTGGTGAAAAGCAGCCCGTCGCGTGCGGGGGCCACGCCGCAGATGTCGGGGGCCTCGATCCGGGTGACGAGGCGCCGTGCGCTGTCGAAGACGAGCGCGCGGCCACCGCGCGGGCCGGTGATGGCGATCTCGTCTCCGCCGCCCGACATGGCGATGGAGCCGGCATAGCCCTGCATCGCGCGTGCCTCGGTTTCGGCCGTTTCGGCAAAGGCGAGGGCGCCGCCCATCTCGTGCATGGCGAGAAGCGGCGGGGTCTCGGCCGCGTCGCCCTGCCATTGTCCCGCCACGGCCACCCGCCCGTCCGGCGCGACGGCGAGGTGGCGCAGGGAGAGCTTGTGCCATTCGGACGGCGGCTCGGCCCGGTCGAGGACCGTGCCGTCGAGCGAGAGATAGGCAAGATTGGGTCGCATGAGCGGCAGGTTGAGCTTGGCCCGGCCCGTGTCGGGATGTGTCTCGATACCGCCATTGGCGACGACGAGTGTCGTGCCCGAAGGCATGAGGCGCAGATCGTGCGGGCCGACGCCACCCGAGGGGAGAGCGCCGATGCGGGAATAGCCGTGTGCGGCGTCCCAGATTCCCACCATGCCGCGCGCGTTCCGATAGTCATTCTCGGCGGTGAAAAGCAGGGTGCCTTCGGCCGAAAAGGTGCCGTGACCGCTGAAATGATGGCCGTCTGGAGCGGTGAGCCGGGCGGTCTCCTGCCCCGTCATGCAATCGAGGACGAGCGCGAAGGTGCCGGGGCGACGGGCAAAAGCCACGGCCTCGGGGCGCGAGGGATGGGCCGCCGCCGCGTGGCCGCGGCCGGGGAGTGCAAGGTCGAAGATGCGGCCCCCCGCAGCGTTGAGGCCGAACATGCGGTAGGCTCCCGAAGGCAGGCGCGCGGCTGCAAGGTAGCGCGGCGCGCCCGCGTCGGCCCAAGTGGGGGCGGGGCAGGCCGTGGCGGCCAAGAGCCCGGCGAGGAAGCTGCGGCGGCCCGGCATCTCAATCCCCGTCGAGCGCGTTGAATCCCGCCGAGATGCCGAGCTGGGGCCCGAGGCGGGTCGCGACGAGGTCGCGGATGCCGTCGATGCTGGTTTGCAGGCTTTCGACGCGCAAACGCGATTGCGGATCGTCCACACCAGCGAAGACGGGATCGTCGAGTATCTCGGCTTCGGCGAGGGCCTTGGCGAAGGCGTCATCGATCATCCCGTCCCCGCCCGAGAGGCGCGCGGCGAGGTCGCGCAGGCTTTGCAGCGAGAGGATGACGTGGCGCAGCGACCGGCCCGAGCGCCATGCC
This window of the Roseovarius sp. SCSIO 43702 genome carries:
- a CDS encoding catalase; this translates as MTDDAKKPTTTDAGQPVASDEHSLTVGRDGPIVLHDHYLIEQMAQFNRERIPERQPHAKGGGAFGHFEVTHDVSKYTSAALFQPGTKTDTLIRFSTVAGERGSPDTWRDPRGFSLKFYTTEGNYDMVGNNTPIFFLRDPMKFQHFIRSQKRRADSGLRDHDMQWDFWTLSPESAHQVTWLMGDRGIPKTWRHMDGFSSHTYMWVNADGEKFWVKYHFKTDQGNDFLTQEEADRIAGEDADYHRRDLFNAIRDGNYPTWTLKMQIMPFEEAKTYRFNPFDLTKVWPHADYPLIEVGKLTLDRNPTDFHTEIEQAAFEPNNLVRGIGLSPDKMLLGRGFSYADAHRARLGANYKQIPVNRPKSPVHSYSKDGAMRVENVSDPVYAPNSYGGPAADPSLTDDAGLWYADGDMVRQAYTLREDDDDWGQAGTLVRDVLDDAARDRLVNNIVGHLKGGVSEKVLKRAFEYWRNVDETLGERVEKGVRDG
- a CDS encoding serine hydrolase; the encoded protein is MGLAALMSPAVLMRPVTAQTRDFAEVEAQARELEQLHALVVHRDGNAVLERAFGGNDLDRPANVKSVSKTLLALLTGIAIDRGDLPGADTRVLPALGRPATGDARDEITVGDLLSMRAGLASTSGAEYGAWVASENWVDHVLTRDLVAEPGGRFIYSTGGWHLLGALLARATGRDLHSLARDWLAEPLGIDIAPWQRDPQGNYMGGNQMALSPRDLGRIGDMVLADGRWSGVQVVPASWIARSWQPRGRSPWSGDRYGYGWFLTDIAGQRAAYGRGYGGQILAVVPDLNVSIAITSDPTRPARTEGYFGDLRRLMASIVSAV
- a CDS encoding DUF1513 domain-containing protein translates to MPGRRSFLAGLLAATACPAPTWADAGAPRYLAAARLPSGAYRMFGLNAAGGRIFDLALPGRGHAAAAHPSRPEAVAFARRPGTFALVLDCMTGQETARLTAPDGHHFSGHGTFSAEGTLLFTAENDYRNARGMVGIWDAAHGYSRIGALPSGGVGPHDLRLMPSGTTLVVANGGIETHPDTGRAKLNLPLMRPNLAYLSLDGTVLDRAEPPSEWHKLSLRHLAVAPDGRVAVAGQWQGDAAETPPLLAMHEMGGALAFAETAETEARAMQGYAGSIAMSGGGDEIAITGPRGGRALVFDSARRLVTRIEAPDICGVAPARDGLLFTTGQGQILRRTPGAPPTTTSRHALSWDNHLMRV